The following DNA comes from Ailuropoda melanoleuca isolate Jingjing chromosome 19, ASM200744v2, whole genome shotgun sequence.
CTCCAAATAACAGTAAAACAATGTTTAATGGTTTTGTGCATTTCCCACTAGAAATAACCTGTaggaatatttttatcaaatttctgcagaaggagaaaaagcaggagTACCTAAGATTAAAAGTAAGGggttgggaggagagggaaatcACACAGAAAACAATAATTAGTTTAACTacatacaatgaaaaattttcatATACAAAAAATGTGAGAAGGAAAGGGGTAGAAAATACCAGTTATAACAGACTATTATTTGTTACAAAAGCTTACACGGGTAATAAAAATTCGTATCTTCAGAGTTTAAAGAATAtaggaatgaataaagaaaaacataaaagcatttcataaaaatgttaagtaGGACAACGTTCAGTATCACTTATAATCAAAGCAGCATGTTTTAAAAGACTTGTGcagggcacttgagtggctcagtcggttaaggctccgactcttgatttcgggtcgtgatctcagggtggtgggatccagtCGCACATCTGTCTCTGAGAagcagctcagagtctgcttaggattctctctccctctgcccctccccccaacttgtgcatgtgctctaaacaaataaataaataaaatctttaaaattaaaagacttgtTCGTGTGTGTTTACAACCCTTGCAAACAGCTGGAATCCATTACTGCATAGGGGAGAAGAAACTTCATGAGTTAAATCAATTCCAACTCTGTACTGAGGTCATAGAGCTCTTGACAACCTCTCTCCCCCAAGCATCCTGCTTCCTGAAAGTGGAGGCAGCAAGAGGTTGGGGCTGTTTTGCACGCATTGGTCATAGCATGGTAATGGGTAATGGAAAAACAACCCAGTTCATGCAGGGCACCTGTGCAGAACtcagaggaaaaggagacagCTGGCTTCGTGGCAGGATGCCTTCCAACAGCCAAGCTGCCAAGGACCCTGGCTGTTCTCTCATGAATCACAATGCTAACAGAATAACCGATTGCCTCAGCTTTCGTGTTCGAGCACCCACCCATGTGCAGGGAGGAAGCCTCTACTCCAAGAAGAAAATGCACACTAGTTGTTACTGAGGGGCCAAACCACCAACTTCAAAGGGAGAGCCTCAGAGAAGCATTGGCATTAACTATGAgcatattagaaatgcaaattcatggCCCTGCACTTAGGGCCTGACTCTGGCCATAAAATCACAAAAGGGTTAGTAGATTCAAAATGATAGaggcaaaggaaaaagcaaaaataaaaccactacTATCAGCCTTTTACCCACCCCTCACATCAAGACGTGAATGAACAGAAtcaatcttttaaatatttgcttaattttaaGTGAGCAAAGATTTTTATGCCATTGGgcaaaaaggaaattcatttctTTACTAGAATGGCACTACAAACTCACTTTTGCATCAACATAATCAAAGCACTACTCatcaaaacacaggaaaaaaagaatgcagagatTTATGGATACTTGCTTCTCTTGAACTTTAGTAGTAGAAGCAGGACTGTTTCTCACAATGCTCCTGAAAATACTTGTGCAACAGGAGGCTCAGGAGTCTGGGGACCTGATGCACCGGCCTTCAAGAACTCCTCAAGTTGTTTCATCCTCTCAGCTGGATAAGGAAAAATGCTTTCTGTTCCAAACTACTCCATCAttcaggggagcaggggaggaggggaggtgctAGCAGGATCACTTCTCAGGTGGAGGCTCTGACCGTGAGATCTGGAAATCCTGGTGAAACCAAGCTGAGGCTGCATGGGGCAGTGACGGGCCTGAATGTGTTAGATCTCGGTTTACTTTCCCAAGGTCCCACTTGGGACTCCTCTCACAAAGGGATGCTCAGGGGCCGCATGCAGAACACTGCAGTTAGGAAACTGCAAAAAGTTTTGGTAAGGTAATAAAGGCTGGAAGAAAGCCTGGTACAGCCAGGTCGTTCACCGGTGGCTCCCTCCACATGCAGGTGTTTAGAGACCCTCACCTCGAGCACGATGCTTCCGGTGCCAGGATGCCAGGTTCAGGAGCACGCTCTTCACCCGACTTTGTACCCGGGGCCGTCCAAAGATGGTGATTTCAGCTAAGTCCCCAGAGTTAACTATGTCCACCGTCAGCAGGACTTGGCTCATCCACTCCATTTCAGGAATTATGGCTCGGTCTGGGCctaaacaggaaaagagagactCTGAGGGGAAGCATGGTTGAAGGTGAGTCTAAATTTGAAGGGAATGCTGGCAGGAGCTGGAAGGTGGGGAGCGTGGCGTCAAAGGTGGCCTGCAAACCTGGCAGAGACTGTTGAGAGTTGCTCTGAGGGGTCTCTCTCCTCTTGGACTGGAGGGGGGTCATTCCACCAGCACCCCTGGGGTGGCTCACCGAAGATCGAGTCGGCCAGCCATGCCTCCAGGTAAAACACCAGTGGGTCTCTCAGTTCCTGCACAGGAAACCACCACGGCCGCGTGCGAATCCGCGGTGGTGGAAGTGGTGACCAGAGCAGCCTGTCCAGGGACTGGGCAGACGTCCACTCGTCCCCCTGGGCCTTAGCAGTACCCGCATCGTCGACCATGCTAGGGCCAACAGCCCAAGAAGGGCAAAGTCCGGGTAGCGCCCGCGGAACTCCAGCGAGGCGCGAAGGCTGTGCTCCCTTTTACGGCTTCCGGCCAGCCCCGCCTCTTCCTGCGGCTCCTGGTCATCCGTTCCGGGTGACCGACGCAATTGACACTGGGCGGCCTTTCCTGGTGGCGCCTGGGAGCCCGCCACACGGGCTTCGTCTCGGATCGGAAACTAGCATTTACTTGAGTTTCAGCCGGCTCTCAGAGGCTATCCGTGACCATCTCGGTTGAGTGTGGAATCAGCCTCAGAGGTCCCTGCCCCCGCACACAGCTGATTGACAGCGTGGTTTGGATTGGCGGCCTCATTGACCTGGAATCACTTTCTTCCTGGGTTAAGGTTTCGGCGTTACCTTCCAGAGGTAGGTAGGTGGATCGGGCCGAGGGCAGGCTCGTCGAATctgtattttctcccttctgctccctGTTGTCTTCCAACTCTCCGTTTGGTTACTACAAAATCCTTCAAGCAAGTGTGTCGTGTTTTAACATGTAAACGTCAGAGGTGGTCATTACAGAACACGTAGGGACTATAAACAAATCCCATTTATTTCCAACATCCTAAAACAACTAGTGTGGATGCACATTTCTTCccaatattcttaattttagaaatttaaattatgaaagaTTTCACACATTCAAAAAGTTATATAACCAATACCTATGTAACAACCCCCATCACCGCCCCCATTTAACAAGATGTTAACGTTTTCCTACATTTGCCTCacctctctcttctttaaaatagatatactggggcacctgggtggctcacttggttaagcggctgccttcggctcaggggtcGTGATTCCTGGGATCCCGCCCCACagccggctccttgctcagcggcgaacctgcttctccctctgcctgtcgctcgccctgcttgtgcttgctctcccccCCCTCcgtgtcaaattaataaaatcttttaaaaaaaatagatatcacTTAAAgcatctttcctttccctccccgcAGGAAATCATTGGCCTGAAGCTGGTGTGTATTATCCCATGCATGTTCTTATACTTTTTCTAGTGCATTTCTAGAAATCTTGTTTGGTAGTTGTTCTAGAAGACATAGAATATGCTGTGCAAACTATTTTGTTCTTGCAATTAGCTAtgatgtgtttgttttaaaaatctttttaatgggaaattttaatcatttacaAAAGGCTGATAGTATTAATGTCCTGAATTCCCTCCTCCACATCATCTAGGCTTCAAAGGTTATCAGATAATCTATGAGATATTGACTCTAACTTTagtggatatttttatttcttcaatttaattttaaaaatcaatatattcacACTGTGAAACAAAAGTTCTCaaggatataaaaaatatatatgaaagttcTCTCTTTCAAGTATTCTCCCTCACTCTCCTACTAGTCTTTCTCCAATTGTGTGTATTGTGAACATCTTCTTCTAGTTTAAATTGTGTTTTCACGTTAAGGTGTCTTttgacaaaattttttaattttaatataggtAGACTTGTAAGTCTTTATAGTAAGTGCATTTTGTGTCTTGCTTAAATTCTTCattgggtggcttagtgggttaagctactgcttttggctcaggccgtgatcctggggtcctgggattgagccccacatccagctccctgctcgactggaagcctgcttctccttctccctctgccgctccccctgcttgtaatcTCTAGCTCattctgtctgtcaaataaataaataaataaaatccttaaaaaagaaataaagaaatccttCACTGCCCTGAGGTCCAAAGTCACTCACTATACTTTTTACTAAGAATGCTAAAGCTTCTAAACATGTAAATTCTTGAACCAtctggagttaatttttttaatttcatcgATTCATAAATTGATAGTTTTTTCCTTCAGCCATTCTCTTGAGGATGCATCCAACCTGAGGCCACTCCCAATGATCTCCTGGAAAATTTTCAGATGCCTACATATAGCATGAGTTAGCCACAAGGTTGGTTTGTAGTAATTAATTATGAAGTCAAGACGTACTTGAGAAAGGCAAGGTCTAGACATGTTCCTTTACCATTCGCATTTAGATGGCAGTTTATTTctgatttagttttattttggaaGTATAGCCATTAGGGGTCCTAGCTTTATGCAGAAACACCATGTTAAGTTTCCTACAGCTAGCAAGCCTTGAGTTTCATTTGCTGACCTCATGCCAGCTTCAAGTGGAATTTTCTGGGATGTAGCAGAATCTGCCAAGATGAATCACTCTATTACCTCCAAGGCTCTTAATTTACCTTTTACAGGGAGGGAACATGATTTGAATACTGCTCCAACATTTTCTAGCTCTGTGGCTGAGTGCAAGTTATTTAAGCTCTCTGCACcccataaagtaaaaaaaaaaaaaaaaatactacccaGAAGATGACAgcatgctttcatttcctttgcttaGCCCTGGAGGAACCAGTCTGAGGAGCTTTGGGTTCAGACAATAAAGTATGTGAGTGAATTGATTCTCATTGAGAAGCTTTGTTCTTCATAACTTTACTTCTTGTAATCTTCAACTCTTAAGAAATCTCTGTACAATGAAAAACGTTACAAAGCCTAATGAAAACATAACACTGATTTTTTGCATCAGATAACATCAAAATATATGTCACAGATaggaaaaatggttaaaatgaggaaaataaactaGTAAAGAGATATTAACAAGTCACAGACAAGGAGCAATCATGCAGAAAAGGAATATAATAAAGGCCTAATATTTCTGAATATAGGACATTTTTCTAATGTTTAAGAGCATTTACAAACAGTGATTATACACTACTTCCctcggatggatggatgaatagataagaaGACATTATACCACACTactaaataatattcaaataaagtaagaaatgaaaatcatCACTGATAGGCTACTTAGAATATAAGAATAATTTACAAAgtacatttcaaaaacattttggaaaatgtacaTTCAGAAAAATCTAGTTTTCAGTCCCTTCTTGTTTATCCTGTATTCTCCTCCCCAATATAGTTaactattattcatttttggattATCCTTCCATTGCAACAAATGTAGATACAAGTACCTGggaatttttgcttttacttttttgtaatattacatgtattttattgtACTCCTTTCCCACcagctctttattttgaaaaaacgTATGGGAAATGTAGGGAAAATGGTAAGAACATTAAATTTACATTCTATACTTTGCAGTTTCACtagttaacattttctttcatttattttatctctacCTTCATATAGTTTTTCATGCACTATTTGTGACGTAGCAAACATCATGACGCTCGACCCCAACTATTGCAACATTATCTCCTGAGAGCAAAGACATTCTCCTACACAACCTTCATCCAGGAAATACAACATTCATTCAATACTGTTGTCTAATATACAGTTCGATTTCACTTTCCCCACTTTTTCTAATAATGTACTTtatagctaatttttaaaaacctacagtTCAATCAAGGAACATGCACTGCATTTACTTATATCTctagtctcttttaatctagtATCATTCTCTGTTGTTTAATCTTTAAtaacattgacattttaaaaacattttaaattttgtattgtGGAAAATTCTAAACATATAGAAAAGTATTTCTGGCCattgttcatttatatattcagtcTCTCAGTTTCCACTTTTggccattctttcattttttttttttaaagattttatgtatttatttgacagagagagagacagccagcgagagagggaacacaagcagggggagtgggagaggaagaagcaggcttcccgaggaggagcctgatgcggggctcagtcccagaactctgggatcacgccctgagccgaaggcagacgcttaactactgagccacccaggcgcccccattctctCATTTTTGAGGGTTGACCAGTTCAGGGAAAACTAGAGATCACTGTTTGGAGAGCCTTCATAATCAACTGTATTGTAAGATCTTGTTGCCTTTTTTGTTCACGGATCATCTTGGAGAGCCTCTGGTGAGAGCGTGACTGTAGAAGCAAGGGACCCTGGATAGAATGTGTCGagagaaaattcagaaaactttACATGAGACAAATATTTAGAGTGGGAAACAAACTATTGGAAAATAGGGAGACTTCCTAACCAAAAGTGGCTTGAAGCTCGGTTTATAAAGCATGAATGCATTACCTTGGCTACTAGAAACATACATTCCTTTTAGGATCGTAGGACTACAGAAGCTTACCTGTTTGTACCTGATTAGCTCGGAAGCTACAAGGTAATGCTGACATGAAAAAAGCTTAGGTTTTGTTTCAGGTCAGAGTCAGAATTTCAGGGAAATCCTCATAGTTTTAAGTTTTGGCGACCTGACGATGAGTGCTTGATGTACAGGTAGGTATATTTAAACGGTGGCCTCCTTTAACAAATGCAGGAGAGCAGCAGCAGGACCATTACGACAAAAACGAGAACAATTAATAATCCCTGTAAAATGCTTTGGAATCAGGAATCCTAATTGTCCCACCCAGGCCAAGAGAATGAATCCTGTAGAGGATGCGCTTGTCTGGATCACTCAGCAAAATTACATGAAATGACTTTTTGCAGTTAGTGATAACCTAGGGAAGGAGGTTGGCAGGagctcagctcagcagggagcgaGAACTGAGCTGCCAGGTGTCAGAGTAGCCACTTAAAGCCACAAGCCAAAAAGGAAAGAGTTAAACCTTTAATCACTTGCTGCAATTGAATAAGCAAGAGGCTAAAAGCAGAGGAAGGCGGCCTCCCTCTGTTCCATTTTCCCTCACGGAATGTGGTCAGATACGTAAACACGTAAACACGGAGTAGGTGTTGTCTCATAgttgagggaaaacaaaaagctCGGGCAGTTTTATGGAtcctgaggtgggtgggggcagaggaggagggaaagaaggcaggGCTCAGAGTGGGAAAGTACTAGCTACTGCGGAGTTAGAGTGGGGAAAAATTTCTTCATgtgtttcctccttcctctcactTCCCCTTCAACTCCTACTGAAAAAGACCTCTGACCAGGACCTCGGATAGAGACCTAGGAATGTAAATATTCAAAAGAGCTTGATGGGTCTGGAAGGGCTCGAGTCCTTGACTGCAAGTCCCTGCTAAGACTGCAATGCATTGGCTGCACATTCTCAGAAAGGAATCTTTCTCAGTTGACTTCTTTTGGCGGAATATAGTCTCCTCCTCCTGGGAGGTAAATGTCTTGACAGTTTGGATgcccaaaaatgtttttaaaattctccatctGTCCATAGTTCGGTTGGgttatattctgaattttaaataattttcctttataatttttaaggcaATTCTGCATTGTCTTCTGGCCTCTAACATTGCTAGAGAACTGAGATGCCATTCtgatttccattcctttttttaagactatGTTTTAGAGCAGGTTTAGGTCCCCAGCAGAACTGAGCAGTGAGTTCCCATATACCACCTTCCACCTCACACAGCACAGCCTCTCCACCAGCAATATCTCGCACCGGAGATATACCAGTGTTCACACTGGTGAACAATCAGTGAACCTGCATGGCATATCATTATACCCCAGagtccatggtttacattagCGTTCACTCTTGTACTTCCTATGAGTTTGAACAAATGTATGATATCCACCATTACGATATTACACAGAATAGGTGTCCATTCTTTTTGCATGTCACTTTCTTGTTCTGTCTCTGTCTATAGGTGTTTTGgaccttctctttgtcttttagtGTCCTGATGAAGTGcctgtgtaattttcttttatccattgtGTTGATCAGTCAGTGTGCCTTCTCTttcagttctgggaaattttttggactttttttttttttaagattttatttatttgagaaagagacagcgcaagcagtggaggggcagagggagggggacggacagactcctcgctgagcacggagcccagtgtaaggctggatcccaggatcctgagatcttgacctgaaccgaagtcaggcacttaactgactgagccacccaggtggctttTTGAACTATTTCTTTGACAATTTCCTCCTCaacattttctctattattttctgaaatctcTGTTAATTGATTGGTAGATTCTGTAGTGGATCTTCTAGACTCTTCCcatatttttcttatactttctttCCTATTTGGTAAACCTCTTTTAgtctttgaatattctttttataatctgTTCTTATTTCATGAATTTAATGTCTTATCTTTCAGATATTAATGccttttcaagttttcttctgtttgctacactgtttctgttttcagatttctttttatcttttgtctcttttgttaGAGATTTTCGTGGAACATCGCATATTATATATGGCTGTTCCTGTTTAAAAAACCTaattggtggggcgcctgggtggcatagcgcttaagtgtctgccttcagctcagggcgtgatcctggcgttatgggattgacccccacatcaggcccctccactatgagcctgcttcttcctctcccactccccctgcttgtgtaccctctcttgctggctgtctctatctctgtcgaataaataaaatctttaaaaaaacataaaaaataaataaataaataaataaataaataaataaataaataaataaaataaaaaacctaattGGCAGCTTTGTGATCAGGGGGTTACTCAAGGGCTTCATTGTAAAACAAGCTGTCTCAATAGTTTGTAAACTTGAGCTACAACAAAATCACCTGGAGTGCAAGTTAAAATACACCTTACTGCCGCACCACCAATTCCCTATCTCCAGAGTGGGAAGTTGTTCCTAAGGATTGCTCGTGGCATAGGAAACCTAGTAGGCAAGCCCTTCCTCCTCAGTATCAgggtttgtgtttgtgttttcttgaaTTAATCAATTACACCTGAGAGGAATCATTCACTTTTCTGCCTGGAAGGTGTAAACCTGTGTCCCAGGATTACATGAGCCGAATAGGGACAGAGGAGTTGTATTAATCTCCTTATTTGCTCTTGCACCTCTTTACTCTTCTAGCATCTGTTGGCCCAGAGTCCAAAAAAACCTTTCTGGATCTATACCAATCTCAAATAGGCCTTCAGTCAGTGTCAGGTACAGAATGGTAGAAGGGGGGCAATGGTTCTCCCTTTAATATAGACTTTCAGCTAGTTCTTCTGCCCTCATCCTCATTTTGAGAGGTCCTTTCTGTCTCTTATTTCTGAGGCAGACTGAGATTCTACAAAGAAAAACAGCCTTTTCAAGGCTTAGTTTAGGGCTTTCTCTGGTCTTAACCAAATACCACACTTTCATCTGCTTTCTagcttccagtatttttttttttttggcttccttCATCCTGCCTATTTTTTATTCTCATGCATTTGTGTCTTTTAATAATCTATTTACTGTCATTTTAGAGAGATTTTGGCAGGGTGTATGATGAATGCTGTGTGTTTCAATCTGTCCTTATTTTAGGTCTTTCATGATTAGTATTTTTAATCTTccctcatacttttttttttttttaattagagagatggggaggggcagagggagaaggagagagagaatcttaagcaagctccatgcccagcacaaagcctgactcagggcttgaactcccaaccctgagatcatgacctgagacaaaatcaagagtcagatgcttagccacctgagccacccaggcaccccataatctTCCCTCATACTTGATGAATAGTTTGGGTATAGATataggatttaaattttaaataacatctaaattatattttatgtatgaagCTAATGATACATGTCCAGATTTGCACTCTAGAGTCCTGTTAAATgctttc
Coding sequences within:
- the OOEP gene encoding oocyte-expressed protein homolog isoform X1, whose translation is MVDDAGTAKAQGDEWTSAQSLDRLLWSPLPPPRIRTRPWWFPVQELRDPLVFYLEAWLADSIFGPDRAIIPEMEWMSQVLLTVDIVNSGDLAEITIFGRPRVQSRVKSVLLNLASWHRKHRARAERMKQLEEFLKAGASGPQTPEPPVAQVFSGAL
- the OOEP gene encoding oocyte-expressed protein homolog isoform X2; its protein translation is MVDDAGTAKAQGDEWTSAQSLDRLLWSPLPPPRIRTRPWWFPVQELRDPLVFYLEAWLADSIFGPDRAIIPEMEWMSQVLLTVDIVNSGDLAEITIFGRPRVQSRVKSVLLNLASWHRKHRARETKIE